From Curtobacterium sp. SGAir0471, the proteins below share one genomic window:
- the acs gene encoding acetate--CoA ligase gives MSTPTQADERHEDGPTFAPPADFVADAVAHEDLHEAATADREAFWADQARSLLDWRTPFTRTLDWSGAPFAKWFDDGELNVAENCLDRHVRAGNGDRVAIHFEGAPGDTRRITYAELTTEVQRAANMLTDLGVGQGDRVVVYMPLVPEAVVTMLAVARIGAVHSVVFGGFSAESLRARIEDAGAKLVVTADGGWRRGAVSPLKPAVDEALTGEGTDTVEHVLVVKRGGNDIAWNDRDLWWHDELAKAAPEHEAQAFPAETPLFILYTSGTTGKPKGIVHTSGGYLTQAAYTHRNVFDMHPEKDVYWCTADIGWITGHSYVVYGPLANGVTQVLYEGTPDEPKPGRWWDIVDSYGVTVLYTAPTAVRAAMKAGRQIPEARSLESLRLLGSVGEPINPEAWQWYRQVIGHDRTPIVDTWWQTETGAIMISALPGVTKLKPGAAQTPLPGIVAEIVDEEGHRADPGESGYLTITEPWPSMARGIWNDPDRFVETYWSRFPGRYFAGDGARLDGQGDIWVQGRVDDVMNVSGHRLSTAEIESALVAHEGVAEAAVVGAADETTGQAVVAFVILTAEAAEGVDRDAVAKELRDWVGTRIGAIAKPRQVVVVPELPKTRSGKIMRRLLRDAAEGRRIGDTTTLADPTIMATIADLM, from the coding sequence ATGTCCACACCGACACAGGCCGACGAACGCCACGAGGACGGCCCGACGTTCGCTCCCCCGGCGGACTTCGTCGCGGACGCCGTCGCGCACGAGGACCTGCACGAGGCCGCCACCGCCGACCGCGAGGCGTTCTGGGCGGACCAGGCCCGGTCGCTGCTCGACTGGCGCACGCCCTTCACCAGGACGCTCGACTGGTCCGGTGCGCCGTTCGCGAAGTGGTTCGACGACGGCGAGCTCAACGTCGCCGAGAACTGCCTCGACCGGCACGTCCGTGCGGGCAACGGCGACCGGGTCGCGATCCACTTCGAGGGCGCACCGGGTGACACCCGCCGGATCACGTACGCGGAGCTCACCACCGAGGTGCAGCGTGCCGCGAACATGCTCACCGACCTCGGGGTGGGGCAGGGCGACCGCGTCGTCGTCTACATGCCCCTCGTCCCCGAGGCCGTCGTCACGATGCTCGCCGTCGCCCGGATCGGCGCTGTGCACTCGGTCGTCTTCGGCGGCTTCAGCGCCGAGAGCCTCCGCGCCCGCATCGAGGACGCCGGCGCGAAGCTCGTCGTGACCGCCGACGGCGGCTGGCGACGCGGTGCGGTCTCGCCGCTCAAGCCCGCGGTCGACGAGGCCCTGACCGGCGAGGGCACGGACACCGTCGAGCACGTGCTCGTCGTCAAGCGCGGTGGCAACGACATCGCCTGGAACGACCGCGACCTGTGGTGGCACGACGAACTGGCGAAGGCCGCCCCCGAGCACGAGGCGCAGGCGTTCCCCGCCGAGACGCCCCTGTTCATCCTGTACACCTCGGGCACGACCGGGAAGCCGAAGGGCATCGTGCACACGTCCGGCGGCTACCTGACCCAGGCGGCCTACACGCACCGGAACGTCTTCGACATGCACCCGGAGAAGGACGTCTACTGGTGCACCGCGGACATCGGCTGGATCACCGGGCACTCGTACGTCGTCTACGGCCCGCTCGCGAACGGCGTCACGCAGGTCCTCTACGAGGGGACGCCCGACGAACCGAAGCCCGGCCGCTGGTGGGACATCGTCGACAGCTACGGCGTCACCGTGCTCTACACCGCGCCGACCGCCGTCCGGGCCGCGATGAAGGCCGGTCGGCAGATCCCCGAGGCGCGGAGCCTCGAGAGCCTCCGACTGCTCGGCAGCGTCGGCGAGCCGATCAACCCCGAGGCGTGGCAGTGGTACCGACAGGTCATCGGGCACGACCGGACGCCGATCGTCGACACCTGGTGGCAGACCGAGACCGGCGCGATCATGATCTCGGCACTGCCCGGGGTCACGAAGCTGAAGCCCGGCGCCGCGCAGACCCCGCTGCCGGGCATCGTCGCCGAGATCGTCGACGAGGAGGGCCACCGCGCCGACCCGGGTGAGAGCGGCTACCTGACGATCACGGAACCGTGGCCGTCGATGGCCCGCGGCATCTGGAACGACCCCGACCGGTTCGTCGAGACGTACTGGAGCCGCTTCCCCGGCCGCTACTTCGCCGGCGACGGCGCACGGCTCGACGGGCAGGGCGACATCTGGGTGCAGGGCCGTGTCGACGACGTCATGAACGTCTCCGGCCACCGGCTCTCCACCGCGGAGATCGAGTCCGCGCTGGTCGCGCACGAGGGCGTCGCCGAGGCCGCGGTCGTCGGCGCCGCCGACGAGACGACCGGCCAGGCCGTCGTCGCGTTCGTGATCCTGACCGCCGAGGCGGCCGAGGGCGTCGACCGCGACGCGGTCGCGAAGGAGCTCCGCGACTGGGTCGGCACGCGCATCGGCGCGATCGCGAAGCCCCGGCAGGTCGTCGTGGTGCCGGAGCTACCGAAGACGCGCTCCGGCAAGATCATGCGCCGTCTGCTGCGCGACGCGGCCGAGGGCCGCCGCATCGGTGACACGACGACGCTGGCCGACCCGACGATCATGGCGACCATCGCGGACCTCATGTAG
- a CDS encoding RidA family protein has translation MTVADRLAELGLTVPAVAAPVAAYVPAVVTGQYVYTAGQLPFVDGALPVTGKVGAGVDAETATAQARVAALNALAAVQSAAGSLDRVTRVVKVTVFVASDPSFTGQPAVANGASTLVGDVFGDAGVHARSAVGVAVLPLDAPVEVELVVELSD, from the coding sequence GTGACCGTCGCGGACCGGCTCGCCGAGCTCGGGCTGACCGTCCCCGCGGTCGCCGCGCCGGTCGCCGCCTACGTGCCCGCGGTCGTCACCGGGCAGTACGTGTACACGGCCGGGCAGCTGCCCTTCGTCGACGGCGCGCTGCCGGTCACGGGCAAGGTCGGGGCCGGGGTCGACGCCGAGACCGCCACCGCCCAGGCGCGCGTCGCCGCGCTGAACGCCCTCGCGGCCGTGCAGTCCGCGGCCGGCTCTCTGGACCGCGTCACCCGGGTCGTCAAGGTGACGGTGTTCGTCGCGTCGGACCCGTCCTTCACCGGGCAGCCGGCCGTCGCCAACGGCGCGTCGACCCTCGTGGGCGACGTCTTCGGGGACGCCGGCGTCCACGCGCGCAGCGCGGTGGGCGTGGCCGTGCTCCCGCTGGACGCGCCGGTCGAGGTCGAGCTGGTGGTGGAGCTGAGCGACTGA
- a CDS encoding DUF4177 domain-containing protein, translating into MTRWEYFTTPLMIHNTAAILNAHGDEGWELVQVVTGPEGGLVAYLKRPKADA; encoded by the coding sequence ATGACTCGCTGGGAGTACTTCACCACGCCGCTGATGATCCACAACACCGCCGCCATCCTCAACGCGCACGGCGACGAGGGGTGGGAGCTGGTCCAGGTCGTCACCGGTCCCGAGGGCGGGCTCGTCGCCTACCTGAAGCGCCCGAAGGCCGACGCGTGA
- a CDS encoding transglycosylase domain-containing protein, translated as MSAQKSASRTKPVSAIGAFVGFVGFSALAGLLVTIGVTPAIAVAGVTTTSTIGVFESLPEYIEIGDLPQRNEIYAYSNGQPVKLATVYDQNREELQYDQISDQLKNAAIDGEDKRFWDHGGVDMTSLVRAGVGSIAGGLGESGGGSTLTMQLVRNIKMQQALEQPTEEARQKAYNDAVEQTIPRKLEEMKLAIGLAKKYSHKEILTGYLNIAYFGDQTYGVQAAAQHYFNKSATDLTPAEAASILAIVQSPNTRNLAKEENYAANKARRDVILKSMYAQKHLSKEEFDQAIASDPKDYVHLTEPSQGCQSAAGNGAQFFCDYAVKVVKQMSQLGGTQKERDQAWRNGGYTIQTTLDINLNGQQKDLLNKYDPNTESRLQLGSALNSVEATTGRILTMAQNKDYDQSLQSPPTATSINYSVDKEYGGSIGFQVGSTYKVFTLLDWLKAGHGLNETVNGTPHNTSRWTQCGSTITSPWAPKNDSAGERGQFTVARATALSVNAAFASMAAKLDLCDIRQTAMDLGVHSADEKTELNAYPSSILGTNNIAPLTMASAYATIANNGTYCAPIAIDQVTDATGKQLGGQPQQCKQVLDPSVAATAAFAMRGTIQSGTAVGAQTPDGTQLFAKTGTTDNAEQIWLVGASSKVATAYWQGNTDGAKTSLRKYSSGAGYGTYATQRAHVWQQAMIPINQLHPADPFPTPSQTALRGNSVAVPDVSGKTADEARATLAGAGFTYVDGGTQPGGGTPGTVSSTSPAAGSLLSTGSSVTVFTTDGSQTTVPQITGKNVSDARSALQGAGITNVALAGDFAKGDGGNQCTVAAVDPGEGTAVGKDTTVTVQLFGDKDGKAPKDCK; from the coding sequence ATGTCTGCCCAGAAGTCTGCCTCGCGGACCAAGCCCGTCTCCGCGATCGGCGCCTTCGTCGGTTTCGTCGGCTTCAGCGCGCTCGCCGGTCTGCTGGTGACGATCGGGGTCACCCCGGCGATCGCCGTCGCCGGCGTCACCACGACCTCGACGATCGGCGTGTTCGAGTCCCTGCCGGAGTACATCGAGATCGGTGACCTCCCGCAGCGCAACGAGATCTACGCGTACAGCAACGGGCAGCCGGTCAAGCTCGCGACGGTCTACGACCAGAACCGCGAGGAACTCCAGTACGACCAGATCAGCGACCAGCTGAAGAACGCCGCGATCGACGGCGAGGACAAGCGGTTCTGGGACCACGGTGGCGTCGACATGACCTCGCTCGTCCGCGCGGGCGTCGGCAGCATCGCCGGCGGGCTCGGTGAGTCCGGCGGTGGATCGACCCTGACGATGCAGCTCGTGCGCAACATCAAGATGCAGCAGGCCCTCGAGCAGCCGACCGAGGAAGCGCGTCAGAAGGCGTACAACGACGCCGTCGAGCAGACCATCCCCCGCAAGCTCGAGGAGATGAAGCTCGCCATCGGCCTGGCGAAGAAGTACTCGCACAAGGAGATCCTCACCGGGTACCTCAACATCGCCTACTTCGGCGACCAGACGTACGGCGTGCAGGCCGCCGCGCAGCACTACTTCAACAAGTCGGCCACCGACCTCACCCCGGCCGAGGCAGCCTCGATCCTGGCGATCGTGCAGTCGCCGAACACGCGCAACCTGGCGAAGGAGGAGAACTACGCGGCCAACAAGGCCCGCCGTGACGTGATCCTCAAGTCGATGTACGCGCAGAAGCACCTGTCGAAGGAGGAGTTCGACCAGGCGATCGCGTCGGACCCCAAGGACTACGTGCACCTGACCGAGCCGAGCCAGGGCTGCCAGTCCGCGGCCGGCAACGGCGCGCAGTTCTTCTGCGACTACGCGGTGAAGGTCGTCAAGCAGATGTCGCAGCTCGGCGGCACCCAGAAGGAGCGCGACCAGGCGTGGCGCAACGGCGGGTACACGATCCAGACGACGCTCGACATCAACCTGAACGGCCAGCAGAAGGACCTGCTGAACAAGTACGACCCGAACACCGAGTCGCGGCTGCAGCTCGGCAGTGCGCTCAACTCGGTCGAGGCGACGACCGGCCGCATCCTGACGATGGCGCAGAACAAGGACTACGACCAGTCCCTGCAGTCCCCGCCGACCGCGACGTCGATCAACTACAGCGTGGACAAGGAGTACGGCGGTTCCATCGGCTTCCAGGTCGGGTCGACCTACAAGGTGTTCACCCTGCTCGACTGGCTGAAGGCCGGTCACGGGCTGAACGAGACCGTCAACGGGACGCCGCACAACACGTCGCGGTGGACCCAGTGCGGTTCGACGATCACCTCCCCGTGGGCGCCGAAGAACGACTCCGCCGGTGAGCGTGGTCAGTTCACGGTGGCCCGCGCGACGGCCCTGTCGGTGAACGCCGCGTTCGCCTCGATGGCCGCGAAGCTCGACCTCTGCGACATCCGCCAGACCGCCATGGACCTCGGCGTGCACTCCGCGGACGAGAAGACCGAGCTGAACGCCTACCCGTCGTCGATCCTCGGCACGAACAACATCGCGCCCCTCACCATGGCGTCGGCGTACGCGACCATCGCGAACAACGGGACCTACTGCGCCCCGATCGCGATCGACCAGGTCACCGACGCGACCGGCAAGCAGCTCGGCGGCCAGCCCCAGCAGTGCAAGCAGGTGCTCGACCCGAGCGTCGCCGCGACCGCGGCCTTCGCCATGCGCGGCACGATCCAGTCCGGTACCGCCGTCGGCGCGCAGACCCCGGACGGCACCCAGCTGTTCGCGAAGACCGGCACGACGGACAACGCAGAGCAGATCTGGCTCGTGGGCGCGAGCTCGAAGGTCGCCACCGCCTACTGGCAGGGCAACACCGACGGCGCGAAGACCAGCCTGCGGAAGTACAGCAGCGGAGCGGGCTACGGCACCTACGCGACGCAGCGCGCACACGTGTGGCAGCAGGCGATGATCCCGATCAACCAGCTGCACCCGGCCGACCCGTTCCCGACGCCGTCGCAGACCGCCCTGCGCGGGAACAGCGTGGCCGTGCCCGACGTCTCCGGCAAGACCGCGGACGAAGCCCGCGCCACCCTCGCCGGGGCTGGCTTCACATACGTCGACGGCGGCACGCAGCCCGGCGGCGGCACCCCCGGGACGGTCTCGTCGACCTCCCCGGCGGCGGGTTCGCTCCTGTCGACCGGGTCGAGCGTGACGGTGTTCACGACCGACGGCAGCCAGACGACGGTCCCGCAGATCACCGGCAAGAACGTCAGCGACGCGCGCAGCGCCCTGCAGGGGGCGGGCATCACGAACGTCGCCCTGGCCGGTGACTTCGCCAAGGGCGACGGCGGCAACCAGTGCACGGTCGCCGCGGTCGACCCGGGCGAGGGCACCGCGGTCGGCAAGGACACGACCGTCACGGTGCAGCTGTTCGGCGACAAGGACGGCAAGGCGCCGAAGGACTGCAAGTGA
- a CDS encoding metallophosphoesterase — protein MSRGRAALGVIAAGAAVGAATAAWGSLVERRRFGIRWETIPVLPAGSRDVTVLHLSDIHMAPWQADKQQWLRDLSLVEPDFVVNTGDNLGHPTANAAVEYALEPFRGIPGAFAHGSNDFYGPTPRNPFKYFTGPSAHHTGNRQVELDIDRQTAFFESLGWLDVNDRAHAIELRGSRFELFGTSDAHRDWDRLDLLPTNVDEMRSAVPWTEDEDGPSAVALGITHAPYRRVLDAFVDQGADVVFAGHTHGGQVQVPGVGALVTNSDLPRQYVSGLHRWQHRGHWSWLEVSAGIGTSIYAPVRFSCRPEAVVVTLTAKTC, from the coding sequence GTGAGCCGCGGTCGCGCCGCGCTGGGAGTGATCGCAGCGGGCGCGGCCGTCGGGGCGGCGACGGCAGCGTGGGGTTCCCTCGTCGAGCGTCGTCGCTTCGGCATCCGCTGGGAGACGATCCCGGTGCTGCCGGCGGGCTCGCGGGACGTGACGGTCCTGCACCTCTCCGACATCCACATGGCCCCGTGGCAGGCCGACAAGCAGCAGTGGCTGCGCGACCTCAGCCTGGTCGAGCCGGACTTCGTCGTGAACACGGGCGACAACCTCGGACACCCCACGGCGAACGCTGCGGTCGAGTACGCGCTGGAGCCGTTCCGGGGCATCCCCGGGGCCTTCGCGCACGGCTCGAACGACTTCTACGGCCCCACGCCGCGCAATCCGTTCAAGTACTTCACGGGCCCGAGCGCGCACCACACCGGGAACCGACAGGTCGAGCTCGACATCGATCGACAGACCGCGTTCTTCGAGTCGCTCGGCTGGCTCGACGTCAACGACCGGGCGCACGCGATCGAACTCCGTGGGTCGCGGTTCGAACTCTTCGGCACCTCGGACGCGCACCGCGACTGGGACCGCCTCGACCTGCTCCCCACGAACGTCGACGAGATGCGCAGCGCCGTGCCGTGGACCGAGGACGAGGACGGCCCCTCCGCCGTCGCCCTCGGCATCACGCACGCGCCGTACCGCCGCGTGCTCGACGCCTTCGTCGACCAGGGCGCCGACGTCGTGTTCGCCGGGCACACCCACGGCGGCCAGGTGCAGGTGCCCGGGGTCGGCGCACTCGTGACCAACTCGGACCTCCCCCGGCAGTACGTCAGCGGCCTGCACCGGTGGCAGCACCGCGGGCACTGGTCGTGGCTCGAGGTCTCGGCAGGCATCGGCACGTCGATCTACGCTCCGGTGCGGTTCTCCTGCCGTCCCGAGGCCGTCGTCGTGACCCTCACCGCGAAGACCTGCTGA
- a CDS encoding sensor histidine kinase, translating into MSIPAPLAAVLAEIGARFPELADDPVLAQSLLENVTSMISDAHERYAAGGGTASVVSDRYLDPAHLATGALHAEHAQHPAGAMLAAEMLFDAYLPVFVDEVDAHTTDEVLRATRALHAGVWSRFPAGAIAYTEALRQRVTTTNLDSREQIARDLHDRVAHGVLAGLQRLDLVLLTDPDDSERTAQLEAAARLLRGALTDVQDLALSLHARVGDDRLDDALRRHVDDLFPGDDRLVITTTGVAGTLPNWKAEEALTILLEALTNRRKHAPGSAATVEFAWSPATVVVTVRDDGPGFTPGAVPEGRLGQRTMRERAGVLGARLDVESAPGAGTTVRLTVPRGAL; encoded by the coding sequence ATGTCGATCCCCGCACCGCTCGCCGCCGTCCTCGCGGAGATCGGCGCCCGCTTCCCGGAACTCGCCGACGACCCGGTCCTCGCACAGAGCCTGCTCGAGAACGTGACGTCCATGATCAGCGACGCCCACGAGCGCTACGCGGCCGGCGGCGGCACGGCGAGCGTCGTGAGCGACCGCTACCTGGACCCGGCGCACCTCGCGACCGGCGCGCTGCACGCCGAGCACGCCCAGCACCCGGCCGGCGCCATGCTCGCGGCCGAGATGCTGTTCGACGCCTACCTGCCGGTCTTCGTGGACGAGGTCGACGCGCACACCACCGACGAGGTGCTCCGCGCCACCCGAGCGCTGCACGCGGGCGTCTGGAGCCGGTTCCCCGCCGGCGCGATCGCGTACACCGAAGCGCTGCGGCAGCGCGTGACCACGACCAACCTCGACTCGCGCGAGCAGATCGCCCGGGACCTGCACGACCGCGTCGCGCACGGGGTCCTCGCCGGTCTGCAGCGGCTCGACCTGGTCCTGCTGACCGACCCCGACGACAGCGAGCGGACCGCGCAGCTCGAGGCCGCCGCGCGGCTGCTGCGCGGAGCGCTGACCGACGTGCAGGACCTCGCCCTGTCCCTGCACGCTCGGGTCGGTGACGACCGCCTCGACGACGCCCTCCGCCGCCACGTCGACGACCTGTTCCCCGGGGACGACCGACTCGTGATCACGACGACGGGGGTCGCTGGCACGCTGCCGAACTGGAAGGCCGAGGAGGCGTTGACGATCCTGCTCGAAGCGCTCACCAACCGACGGAAGCACGCACCCGGGTCCGCGGCGACGGTGGAGTTCGCCTGGTCGCCGGCGACGGTCGTCGTGACGGTGCGGGACGACGGACCCGGCTTCACGCCGGGCGCCGTCCCGGAGGGCCGGCTCGGTCAGCGGACCATGCGGGAGCGTGCGGGTGTGCTCGGCGCCCGACTCGACGTCGAGAGTGCGCCCGGCGCGGGCACCACCGTCCGGCTGACCGTCCCGAGGGGGGCCCTGTGA
- a CDS encoding response regulator transcription factor, whose amino-acid sequence MTAVTHVALVDDHRLFREGLATILSAVPTIRVVAHGERPSDVLDSPEAAAIDVLLLDVELDGPPARTTIATVRRTHPHISVVVLTMHRDAVLRRALLDAGAVDFVTKDVPSRELVGRIVRASRAGAAPVTFPVDLVTDARAGSPLSDRELEVLRLVAAARSNAEIAADLGLAVGTVKRHVYNVYRKLDVGTRIAAITAATRLGLLA is encoded by the coding sequence GTGACCGCCGTCACCCACGTCGCGCTGGTCGACGACCACCGACTCTTCCGCGAGGGACTCGCGACGATCCTGTCCGCCGTGCCGACGATCCGCGTGGTCGCGCACGGGGAACGACCGTCCGACGTGCTCGACTCCCCCGAGGCCGCTGCGATCGACGTGCTCCTGCTCGACGTCGAGCTCGACGGGCCCCCGGCACGGACCACCATCGCCACCGTGCGTCGCACCCACCCGCACATCAGCGTCGTCGTGCTGACGATGCACCGCGACGCGGTCCTCCGCCGTGCCCTGCTCGACGCCGGCGCGGTGGACTTCGTGACGAAGGACGTCCCGAGCCGCGAACTCGTCGGTCGGATCGTCCGCGCGTCCCGCGCGGGAGCGGCACCGGTGACCTTCCCCGTCGACCTCGTCACCGACGCGCGTGCCGGCTCGCCGCTGAGCGACCGCGAGCTCGAGGTGCTCCGGCTCGTCGCCGCCGCACGGTCGAACGCCGAGATCGCCGCCGACCTCGGGCTCGCCGTCGGGACGGTGAAGCGGCACGTCTACAACGTGTACCGGAAGCTCGACGTCGGGACGCGGATCGCGGCGATCACCGCGGCGACGCGCCTCGGCCTGTTGGCCTGA
- a CDS encoding LLM class flavin-dependent oxidoreductase has protein sequence MSDATVHLSVLDLATREYGQSNTEALQGSIDMAVHAEQLGYERVWVAEHHGMPGITSSAPAVLLSAVGAATSRIRIGSGGVMLPNHAPLVIAEQFGTLRALYGDRVDLGIGRAPGTDGATAMALRRTDRLDVDDFPQQLADLIGFFTGMDASNPLSRIRAVPGYGDVPEFWLLGSSGYSAQVAGALGVSFAFAHHFAPDNTEAALALYRDSFRPSRFRQTPNALIGVQVVTDEDPAVVEEQSAPGMISFIRMRQGAKPEPVSMDEARAYEFSDLERRFIAARTERQAYGSRDQVAAKLNELVASTGADGVIVAPGAAQARYRHQALDVVASLQAEGRLVPAGATV, from the coding sequence ATGAGCGACGCCACCGTGCACCTGTCCGTCCTCGACCTGGCCACCCGCGAGTACGGCCAGTCGAACACCGAGGCCCTGCAGGGCTCGATCGACATGGCCGTGCACGCCGAGCAGCTCGGGTACGAGCGCGTCTGGGTTGCGGAGCACCACGGCATGCCGGGCATCACGTCGTCCGCGCCGGCGGTCCTGCTGAGCGCGGTCGGTGCCGCGACGTCGCGCATCCGGATCGGCTCCGGGGGCGTGATGCTGCCGAACCACGCGCCGCTCGTCATCGCCGAGCAGTTCGGCACCCTGCGCGCGCTGTACGGCGACCGCGTCGACCTCGGCATCGGCCGGGCTCCCGGGACCGACGGTGCGACCGCGATGGCGCTGCGCCGGACCGACCGACTCGACGTCGACGACTTCCCGCAGCAGCTCGCCGACCTCATCGGGTTCTTCACCGGGATGGACGCGTCGAACCCGTTGTCGCGCATCCGCGCGGTGCCGGGCTACGGCGACGTGCCGGAGTTCTGGCTCCTCGGTTCCTCGGGCTACAGTGCGCAGGTCGCGGGTGCGCTCGGGGTGTCGTTCGCCTTCGCGCACCACTTCGCGCCGGACAACACCGAGGCGGCGCTCGCGCTCTACCGGGACTCGTTCCGGCCGTCGAGGTTCCGGCAGACGCCGAACGCGCTGATCGGCGTTCAGGTCGTCACCGACGAGGACCCGGCGGTCGTCGAGGAGCAGAGCGCGCCGGGGATGATCTCGTTCATCCGGATGCGGCAGGGGGCGAAGCCCGAGCCGGTGTCGATGGACGAGGCCCGCGCGTACGAGTTCTCGGACCTCGAGCGTCGGTTCATCGCCGCGCGGACCGAGCGGCAGGCGTACGGGTCGCGGGACCAGGTCGCGGCGAAGCTCAACGAGCTGGTCGCGTCGACCGGGGCCGACGGCGTCATCGTCGCTCCGGGCGCTGCGCAGGCCCGCTACCGGCACCAGGCGCTCGACGTGGTGGCGTCGCTGCAGGCCGAGGGGCGGTTGGTGCCGGCGGGCGCGACGGTCTAG
- a CDS encoding thymidine kinase, which translates to MAKLYFRYGAMNSGKSTGLLQAAYNYEERGQRVLLAKPSVDTKGDREIVSRLGVTRAVDVVFAPHDDVRAAVAEAGASDPESDRLDGMVRPVSCVLVDEAQFLTPRQVDDLLRIAVLDEVPVLAYGIRTDFRTEAFPGSARLLEVAHSLEELKTICRCGRKAVFNARKVDGRFVFDGSQVAIDGVDVTYESLCANCYLSESGGRLDGELAH; encoded by the coding sequence GTGGCGAAGCTCTACTTCCGGTACGGCGCGATGAACAGCGGCAAGAGCACCGGGCTCCTGCAGGCGGCGTACAACTACGAGGAGCGCGGGCAGCGCGTCCTGCTGGCGAAGCCGTCGGTGGACACCAAGGGTGACCGCGAGATCGTCTCCCGGCTCGGCGTCACCCGCGCCGTGGACGTCGTCTTCGCCCCGCACGACGACGTCCGGGCGGCGGTCGCGGAGGCCGGCGCGAGCGACCCGGAGTCGGACCGGCTCGACGGCATGGTGCGTCCGGTGAGCTGCGTGCTCGTCGACGAGGCGCAGTTCCTCACCCCGCGGCAGGTCGACGACCTGCTCCGGATCGCCGTGCTCGACGAGGTCCCCGTGCTCGCCTACGGCATCCGCACGGACTTCCGCACCGAGGCGTTCCCCGGCAGTGCACGGCTCCTCGAGGTCGCGCACTCGCTCGAGGAGCTCAAGACCATCTGCCGCTGCGGTCGCAAGGCGGTGTTCAACGCCCGGAAGGTCGACGGCCGCTTCGTCTTCGACGGATCGCAGGTCGCGATCGACGGCGTCGACGTCACGTACGAGTCGCTGTGCGCGAACTGCTACCTCAGCGAATCCGGCGGACGGCTCGACGGCGAGCTCGCGCACTGA
- a CDS encoding response regulator transcription factor has translation MTSTDPNRTTEGVPPLPQPGTRRVRLAILDDHEVLLDSLSSWIAVNAFDFDLALTAHTWLEMVHSENFPTDLVFLDFQLKEPVSIEARVRTCRAAGAKVIVLSSVDSRESRDRALAAGAAAFLSKSLPMREVMDVAREVMGVSRETPPQRDWRPLPTGANAHQRPKLSAGEEEALRLYVSGYSTNEVAAQMNVQYETAKTYLRRVREKYSKVGRPASKKSDLIRRAAEDGFLA, from the coding sequence ATGACCAGCACTGACCCGAACCGGACCACGGAGGGCGTGCCCCCGCTCCCGCAGCCCGGAACCCGACGCGTGCGGCTGGCGATCCTCGACGACCACGAGGTGCTGCTCGACAGCCTGTCGAGCTGGATCGCCGTGAACGCCTTCGACTTCGACCTCGCCCTGACCGCGCACACGTGGCTCGAGATGGTGCACAGCGAGAACTTCCCGACGGACCTCGTGTTCCTCGACTTCCAGCTCAAGGAGCCGGTGTCGATCGAGGCGCGGGTCCGTACCTGCCGGGCCGCCGGGGCGAAGGTCATCGTGCTGTCGAGCGTCGACAGCCGCGAGTCGCGGGACCGTGCGCTCGCCGCCGGCGCCGCGGCCTTCCTGTCGAAGTCGCTGCCGATGCGCGAGGTCATGGACGTCGCGCGCGAGGTCATGGGGGTCTCGCGGGAGACCCCGCCGCAGCGCGACTGGCGGCCGCTGCCGACCGGCGCGAACGCCCACCAGCGACCGAAGCTCAGTGCGGGCGAGGAAGAGGCGCTCCGCCTGTACGTGTCGGGCTACTCGACGAACGAGGTCGCCGCGCAGATGAACGTGCAGTACGAGACCGCCAAGACCTACCTGCGTCGCGTGCGTGAGAAGTACAGCAAGGTCGGGCGTCCCGCGTCGAAGAAGTCGGACCTCATCCGCCGTGCCGCCGAGGACGGGTTCCTCGCGTAG